Proteins from a genomic interval of Lysobacter arenosi:
- a CDS encoding Csu type fimbrial protein: MRAVCLLLLMLAMLLVPKLSLAQTCSSTSSGVYFGNVAAQVPATDATGTINISCTGTGSATAKVCVGIVPSGYLGGRVMFLGGNDLGGAWLEYEIYSNPGRTSVWNNSGNNMVAVDVPMVSGTGSATLTMYARMDPEQGPAAGLYRSGLTDDQIRVGIPRGTSCNSTLDRVSTSTFDVNVSVLGTCTFTADPLMNFGIVNGAVTTAINVTRALHVRCNNMMAYSIALSAGNVPGSSVSDRRMARSGAPPGAPTAKFQLYLDPTRLQVWGDGNGGAVYTDKGTGATQDIPVYGQVPPTQNLQSGTYTSVVTATVTY, encoded by the coding sequence ATGCGTGCCGTCTGCCTGCTGCTACTGATGTTGGCGATGCTTCTGGTACCGAAGCTGTCGTTGGCCCAGACATGCAGCTCCACGTCGTCCGGTGTGTACTTCGGAAACGTTGCCGCACAGGTACCGGCGACGGACGCCACCGGCACCATCAACATTTCCTGCACAGGCACGGGCAGCGCCACTGCCAAGGTATGCGTGGGCATTGTTCCTTCCGGCTATCTTGGGGGGCGAGTGATGTTCCTGGGCGGCAATGATCTCGGCGGGGCGTGGCTGGAGTACGAGATCTATTCGAATCCCGGTCGTACCAGCGTCTGGAACAATTCAGGCAACAACATGGTGGCCGTCGATGTGCCTATGGTCTCCGGTACGGGTTCGGCGACGTTGACGATGTACGCCCGCATGGACCCTGAGCAGGGGCCAGCCGCAGGCTTGTATCGCTCCGGCCTGACCGACGACCAGATCAGGGTCGGCATCCCGCGCGGCACCAGCTGCAACTCGACGCTCGACAGGGTCTCGACCAGCACATTCGACGTCAACGTGTCTGTACTGGGTACGTGCACGTTCACAGCCGACCCGTTGATGAACTTCGGCATCGTGAACGGCGCAGTGACCACGGCGATCAATGTCACCCGAGCACTTCACGTCCGCTGCAACAACATGATGGCCTACTCGATCGCGCTGAGCGCCGGCAACGTCCCGGGCAGTTCCGTCAGTGACCGCAGGATGGCGCGCAGCGGGGCCCCTCCGGGCGCGCCCACCGCGAAATTCCAGCTTTATCTGGATCCCACCCGTCTGCAGGTATGGGGCGACGGCAATGGAGGCGCCGTGTACACGGACAAGGGCACCGGCGCAACGCAGGATATCCCTGTCTATGGCCAGGTGCCGCCGACGCAAAACCTCCAAAGCGGGACCTACACGTCTGTGGTCACCGCGACAGTGACCTACTGA
- a CDS encoding fimbria/pilus outer membrane usher protein, translated as MVSRPRFLSSAPRNALAFAVGAALFWCGLPAIGAPDPAPEPGPSPAGEASASFSLDDIGVPEFGGAAVASAGNDLLFLEVYFGDRPTGRMIDVRVGGSRVSAKPDDLRALGLIIDPSLNADAEGRIDLDRLPGLAYRYEQSTQRLVLDVPPTLRPQQNLGYEAPAPVRVDRGNGLLVNYDAYARRIGDVETLSVASMLRWFGDAGAVELSGVSSTGDDGQSDSYRRLDTRWSYSDPGRLLTWTAGDLISGGLAWTRPVRLGGIQLRRNFGTRPDLITFPIPRFAGQATLPSSVELLVNNVRQYGSDIDDGPFVLDAFPRINGSGEATLVVRDALGRTTQTSVPIYIDQQRLAPGLSDFSFEAGSLRHGYATDKDDYDSGIAASGSYRLGISDSFTGEVHAEYGAGIRVAGAGGVWAPAGRLGLLTGSVAQSSGIGDGSQRTYGYQWMTSRGGFDLYSQRRSRGYRDLGDIVDERILEDDFVPVSVRSQDRASAWLTVPNGSVAVSWLRWRDNEGLEDRIGTLSWSQTVAGNAYLSLSYFDSAKSGSGFGLTLSVPWGEQRDAAVSINHSNGREEITGAARQTAPYEGGWGWVVQGGDRSGGYAQAQADVRGRYGEASFGADHIEGHTGYFAQGNGSVVVMGGTGFVSRRINDSFAVVSSNGVANVPIQYENRLYGHTNSEGFLLLPDMRGWEHNRIAIDPDTLGADYRLPVLVQDVTPSDSGGVLVNFAVSRIHPAWVTLLGRDGRPVAAGSEGRGGDDNRPFIVGLDGEAYLDDYAPGAVLQVANNGTVCRYRLPDTISDGGVAHLGSLPCEEKL; from the coding sequence ATGGTCAGCCGGCCGCGATTCCTGTCATCCGCGCCCCGTAACGCGCTCGCCTTCGCTGTTGGTGCCGCACTGTTCTGGTGCGGTCTACCGGCGATCGGCGCGCCCGATCCGGCGCCGGAACCCGGCCCTTCGCCCGCGGGCGAGGCGTCGGCGTCCTTCTCGCTTGACGACATTGGCGTCCCGGAGTTCGGCGGCGCCGCTGTGGCCAGCGCGGGCAACGACCTGCTCTTTCTCGAGGTCTATTTCGGTGATCGGCCTACCGGTCGAATGATCGACGTGCGAGTTGGAGGCTCCCGGGTCAGTGCAAAACCCGACGACCTGCGAGCCTTGGGCCTTATCATCGATCCTTCGCTCAACGCCGACGCCGAGGGCCGGATCGACCTCGATCGCCTGCCGGGCCTGGCTTACCGCTACGAGCAATCGACGCAACGGCTGGTGCTCGACGTGCCACCGACATTGCGGCCGCAACAGAACCTCGGCTATGAGGCGCCGGCACCGGTGCGCGTGGATCGCGGCAACGGCCTGCTGGTCAACTACGACGCATATGCGCGTCGCATCGGCGACGTCGAAACGCTGTCGGTCGCCTCGATGCTGCGCTGGTTCGGCGACGCGGGTGCAGTCGAACTGTCTGGTGTTAGTAGCACGGGGGACGATGGCCAGTCGGATAGCTACCGCCGCCTCGACACGCGCTGGAGCTACAGCGATCCCGGCCGCTTGCTCACCTGGACCGCCGGCGACCTGATTAGCGGTGGCCTGGCGTGGACACGTCCGGTGCGCCTGGGCGGCATTCAACTGCGGCGCAACTTTGGCACGCGCCCGGACTTGATCACCTTCCCGATCCCGCGCTTTGCCGGTCAGGCCACGTTGCCGTCGTCCGTAGAGCTGCTCGTGAACAACGTCCGCCAGTACGGCAGTGACATCGATGACGGCCCGTTCGTGCTCGACGCATTTCCCCGCATCAACGGCTCGGGTGAAGCGACGCTTGTCGTGCGTGATGCGCTGGGGCGAACCACCCAGACCAGCGTGCCGATCTATATCGACCAGCAACGCCTGGCGCCTGGCCTTAGCGATTTCAGCTTCGAGGCTGGCAGCCTTCGTCACGGTTATGCGACAGACAAGGACGACTACGACAGCGGCATAGCCGCCAGCGGCAGCTATCGCCTTGGCATCAGCGATTCCTTCACTGGTGAGGTCCACGCCGAGTACGGCGCGGGCATCCGCGTTGCGGGCGCGGGCGGCGTTTGGGCCCCGGCCGGCAGACTCGGGCTGCTGACGGGTTCGGTAGCGCAGAGCAGCGGCATCGGTGACGGAAGCCAGCGCACCTACGGCTATCAGTGGATGACTTCGCGCGGTGGCTTCGACCTGTACTCACAGCGTCGCAGCCGTGGCTATCGCGACCTGGGAGACATTGTCGATGAGAGGATCTTGGAGGACGATTTCGTCCCGGTCTCCGTTCGATCCCAGGATCGGGCGTCGGCATGGTTGACCGTCCCGAACGGCAGCGTGGCCGTTTCCTGGTTGCGCTGGCGGGACAACGAGGGCCTGGAGGATCGCATCGGCACCTTGTCCTGGTCCCAGACCGTGGCGGGCAACGCGTATCTCAGCCTCAGCTACTTCGATAGCGCCAAGTCTGGAAGCGGCTTCGGGCTGACTCTCAGCGTTCCGTGGGGCGAGCAGCGCGATGCAGCGGTTTCCATCAACCACAGCAATGGCCGCGAAGAAATCACCGGTGCCGCCAGGCAGACCGCCCCGTACGAAGGCGGTTGGGGTTGGGTGGTACAGGGCGGCGATCGCAGTGGTGGGTACGCACAGGCCCAGGCCGATGTGCGGGGTCGTTATGGCGAGGCGTCGTTCGGTGCCGATCACATCGAAGGCCATACGGGGTACTTCGCCCAGGGCAATGGCAGTGTCGTTGTCATGGGCGGCACGGGCTTTGTCAGTCGTCGCATCAATGACTCTTTCGCCGTGGTCAGCAGTAACGGCGTCGCCAATGTGCCGATCCAGTACGAGAACCGTCTTTACGGGCACACCAACTCCGAGGGTTTCCTCTTGCTGCCCGATATGCGCGGATGGGAGCACAACCGGATCGCGATAGATCCCGACACGCTTGGAGCGGACTACAGGCTTCCGGTGCTGGTGCAGGATGTGACTCCGTCAGATTCGGGTGGTGTCCTCGTCAATTTCGCAGTGTCGCGCATTCACCCGGCATGGGTGACGTTGCTCGGTCGCGACGGTCGGCCGGTTGCGGCAGGCAGCGAAGGTCGCGGGGGCGACGACAATCGGCCCTTCATCGTCGGCCTGGATGGCGAGGCGTATCTGGATGATTACGCCCCCGGTGCGGTACTCCAGGTGGCGAACAACGGGACGGTCTGCCGCTATCGATTGCCTGACACCATCAGCGACGGCGGCGTCGCACACCTGGGCTCGCTGCCCTGCGAGGAGAAGTTGTGA
- the plsB gene encoding glycerol-3-phosphate 1-O-acyltransferase PlsB — MPAMPNQTPLPFPEPAKDASATDATPAGASETVPEAAAEATGETAPEAAIDDAPEAPVPPVAEPDPAQPELPIPAVPAVAAAASSVRPERRRSAGTPRRPWWAKLLGRLMAPWVQLTIEPRNPTAEIPEEWSGRPVCYVLEDYGLSNALILERACRESGLPSPLQPLPGDPLRRKRAYLALSRRNVNTLAQLQALAGTAEPTTKSHSSSLARLLDAHRSDPTLDVQLVPVSIFVGRAPDKNSGWFSVLFSENWTLVGRFRRLLAIALNGRDTLVRFAPPIGLRSIVDEGLPAERTVRKLSRVLRAHFRRIRAAVIGPDLSTRRLLVDQVLTSTTVREAIADQARRDNSKLADAWKKAHTYAYEIAADYSHPVVRSVSFLLAPVWNRIYRGVLVHHLDQLKDDAPGHEVVYVPCHRSHMDYLLLSYLLYTRGIVPPHIVAGINLNLPVVGTLLRKGGAFFIRRSIRGSALYSAVLGEYVAQLVSGGYSIEYFVEGGRSRTGRLLQPKGGMVAMTLRAFLRQPTRPVLFQPVYIGYEKLMEGTSYLDELSGKPKEKESIWALLWGIPKVLRSNYGQVVVNFGEPIRLNDVLAEHAPDWDGKPVGEDEKPAWLSGAVDALADQIQVNVNRAADVNPINLLALALLSTPKHAMGEADLLAQITLSKTLLATLPYSDRVTVTPHSPQEIVAHGEEINVLSRTAHPLGDVLGVSGDNAVLLSYFRNNVLHLFTAASWIACCFQNNRRMSQAGVLRLGRNVYPFLQAELFLPWSEDEFSQRLSDTIEVFIREGLLERINEEEGGILARNAGQTDEVFRLRAIGHSLQQAFERYYIAISVLVKNGAGTLTASQLESMCQLAAQRLSLLYAPAAPEFFDKTLFRGFIQKLREMKLVWPDENGKLAFDARLDAWAKDAKVILGRELRHTIEKISPETAKAEPVAEITPPA, encoded by the coding sequence ATGCCCGCGATGCCGAATCAGACTCCCCTGCCATTCCCGGAACCCGCCAAGGACGCGTCGGCCACCGACGCGACGCCTGCAGGCGCATCCGAAACCGTGCCCGAAGCCGCTGCTGAAGCGACAGGCGAAACTGCACCCGAAGCCGCGATCGACGACGCGCCGGAAGCCCCCGTGCCGCCCGTCGCCGAACCGGATCCGGCCCAGCCCGAGCTGCCCATTCCTGCCGTCCCCGCCGTCGCGGCCGCCGCCTCGTCCGTGCGCCCCGAGCGCCGTCGTTCGGCCGGCACGCCGCGCCGTCCGTGGTGGGCCAAGCTGCTCGGCCGCCTGATGGCGCCGTGGGTGCAGCTGACCATCGAGCCGCGCAACCCGACCGCCGAGATTCCCGAGGAGTGGAGCGGCCGCCCGGTCTGCTACGTGCTCGAGGACTATGGCCTGAGCAACGCCCTGATCCTCGAGCGCGCCTGCCGCGAATCCGGCCTGCCCTCGCCGCTGCAACCGCTGCCGGGCGATCCGCTGCGCCGCAAGCGTGCCTACCTCGCGCTGTCGCGCCGCAACGTCAACACGCTGGCGCAGCTGCAGGCGCTGGCCGGCACCGCCGAGCCGACCACCAAGAGCCATTCCAGCTCGCTGGCGCGCCTGCTCGATGCGCACCGCAGCGATCCGACGCTCGACGTGCAGCTGGTGCCGGTGTCGATCTTCGTCGGCCGCGCGCCGGACAAGAACAGCGGCTGGTTCTCGGTGCTGTTCTCGGAAAACTGGACCCTGGTCGGCCGCTTCCGCCGCCTGCTGGCCATTGCCCTCAACGGCCGCGACACCCTGGTCCGCTTCGCCCCGCCGATCGGCCTGCGTTCGATCGTCGACGAAGGCCTGCCGGCCGAGCGCACGGTGCGCAAGCTCTCGCGCGTGCTGCGCGCGCACTTCCGCCGCATCCGCGCGGCCGTGATCGGCCCGGACCTGTCGACCCGGCGCCTGCTGGTCGACCAGGTGCTGACCTCGACCACGGTGCGCGAGGCCATCGCCGACCAGGCGCGCCGCGACAACTCCAAGCTCGCCGACGCCTGGAAGAAGGCGCACACCTACGCCTACGAGATCGCCGCTGACTACTCGCACCCGGTCGTGCGCTCGGTCAGCTTCCTGCTGGCGCCGGTGTGGAACCGCATCTACCGCGGCGTGCTGGTGCACCACCTCGACCAGCTCAAGGACGATGCGCCCGGCCATGAAGTGGTCTACGTGCCCTGCCACCGCAGCCACATGGACTACCTGCTTCTGAGCTACCTGCTGTACACGCGCGGCATCGTGCCGCCGCACATCGTGGCCGGCATCAACCTCAACCTGCCGGTGGTCGGCACGCTGCTGCGCAAGGGCGGCGCGTTCTTCATCCGCCGCAGCATCCGTGGCAGCGCGCTGTACTCGGCGGTGCTTGGCGAGTACGTGGCGCAGCTGGTGTCGGGTGGCTATTCGATCGAGTACTTCGTCGAAGGTGGTCGCTCGCGCACCGGCCGGCTGCTGCAGCCCAAGGGCGGCATGGTGGCGATGACGCTGCGCGCGTTCCTGCGCCAGCCCACGCGCCCGGTGCTGTTCCAGCCGGTGTACATCGGCTACGAGAAGCTGATGGAAGGCACCAGCTACCTCGACGAACTGTCGGGCAAGCCGAAGGAAAAGGAATCGATCTGGGCGCTGCTGTGGGGCATCCCGAAGGTGCTGCGCAGCAACTACGGCCAGGTGGTGGTGAACTTCGGTGAGCCCATCCGCCTCAATGACGTGCTCGCCGAGCACGCACCCGACTGGGACGGCAAGCCGGTCGGCGAGGACGAGAAGCCGGCATGGCTGTCCGGCGCCGTCGACGCGCTGGCCGACCAGATCCAGGTCAACGTCAACCGCGCCGCCGACGTCAATCCGATCAACCTGCTCGCGCTGGCGCTGCTGTCGACGCCCAAGCACGCGATGGGCGAAGCCGACCTGCTCGCGCAGATCACGCTGAGCAAGACGCTGCTGGCTACGCTGCCGTATTCCGACCGCGTCACCGTCACGCCGCATTCGCCGCAGGAAATCGTCGCCCACGGCGAGGAGATCAATGTCCTCAGTCGTACCGCGCATCCGCTCGGCGACGTGCTGGGTGTCAGCGGCGACAACGCGGTGCTGCTGAGCTACTTCCGCAACAACGTGCTGCACCTGTTCACCGCGGCGTCGTGGATCGCCTGCTGCTTCCAGAACAACCGCCGCATGAGCCAGGCCGGCGTGCTGCGCCTGGGCCGAAATGTGTATCCCTTCCTGCAGGCCGAGCTGTTCCTGCCGTGGAGCGAGGACGAATTCTCGCAACGCCTGTCCGACACCATCGAGGTGTTCATCCGCGAAGGCCTGCTCGAACGCATCAACGAGGAAGAAGGCGGCATTCTCGCCCGCAATGCCGGCCAGACCGACGAGGTGTTCCGCCTGCGCGCGATCGGCCACTCGCTGCAACAGGCCTTCGAGCGCTACTACATCGCCATTTCGGTGCTGGTGAAGAATGGTGCGGGCACGCTCACCGCCTCCCAGCTTGAAAGCATGTGCCAGCTGGCGGCGCAGCGCTTGTCGCTGTTGTACGCACCGGCGGCGCCGGAGTTCTTCGACAAGACCCTGTTCCGCGGCTTCATCCAGAAGCTGCGCGAAATGAAGCTGGTGTGGCCGGACGAGAACGGCAAGCTGGCCTTCGATGCGCGACTGGATGCGTGGGCCAAGGACGCCAAGGTCATCCTCGGCCGCGAACTGCGCCACACCATCGAGAAGATCAGCCCGGAAACGGCCAAGGCCGAACCGGTCGCGGAAATCACCCCGCCAGCCTGA
- a CDS encoding 5'-nucleotidase, lipoprotein e(P4) family, with the protein MKQRALTLSALACALALAACQRAPAPAPKAEAEPSAAAPTDVAATSKPAAVAADDNLNAVLWMQASAEYQAATTTVYRAAADKLGVALAEKNWDALVPDERGNAATGLKPAVIMDVDETVLDNSPYQARLVRDGKAYDEVSWDAWVAEKKAKPVPGVVEFAKAAAAKGVTILYLSNRAVHLKDATIANLKAVGMPVKDDSVFLGLGTVVDGCEQNGSEKNCRRQLAGQQYRVLMQFGDQLGDFVQVVANTREGRTQLLDEYGDWFGERWWMLPNPSYGSWEPATFNNDWSQPLEARRAAKRAALDVAP; encoded by the coding sequence ATGAAACAGCGCGCCCTCACCCTGTCCGCTCTCGCCTGCGCGCTCGCGCTGGCTGCCTGCCAGCGCGCGCCTGCACCTGCGCCCAAGGCGGAGGCCGAGCCGTCCGCTGCCGCTCCGACCGACGTCGCGGCGACGTCGAAGCCTGCCGCGGTCGCGGCCGACGACAACCTCAACGCGGTGCTGTGGATGCAGGCCTCGGCCGAGTACCAGGCGGCGACCACCACCGTCTATCGCGCCGCGGCCGACAAGCTCGGCGTTGCCCTCGCCGAGAAGAACTGGGACGCGCTGGTGCCCGACGAGCGCGGCAACGCCGCCACCGGCCTGAAGCCGGCGGTGATCATGGACGTCGACGAGACCGTGCTCGACAACTCGCCATACCAGGCGCGCCTGGTGCGTGACGGCAAGGCCTACGACGAGGTCAGCTGGGACGCCTGGGTCGCCGAGAAAAAGGCCAAGCCGGTGCCCGGCGTGGTCGAGTTCGCCAAGGCCGCCGCGGCCAAGGGCGTGACCATCCTGTACCTGTCCAACCGCGCCGTGCATTTGAAGGACGCGACCATCGCCAACCTCAAGGCGGTCGGCATGCCGGTCAAGGACGACAGCGTGTTCCTCGGCCTGGGCACCGTTGTCGACGGCTGCGAGCAGAACGGCAGCGAGAAGAACTGCCGCCGCCAGCTGGCCGGCCAGCAGTACCGCGTGCTGATGCAGTTCGGCGACCAGCTCGGCGACTTCGTCCAGGTCGTGGCCAACACGCGCGAGGGCCGCACGCAGTTGCTCGATGAGTACGGCGACTGGTTCGGCGAACGCTGGTGGATGCTGCCCAACCCGAGCTACGGCTCGTGGGAGCCGGCGACGTTCAACAACGACTGGTCGCAGCCGCTGGAAGCGCGCCGGGCGGCCAAGCGGGCGGCGCTGGACGTGGCGCCGTAA
- a CDS encoding fimbrial biogenesis chaperone yields the protein MKRQVTRSLSLVAALVLSQAAAARGQLQAGPTLVDIAPGLTAGRMTLANSGDQPVSAQLRVFRWTQVDGEDRLAPTQEVVLSPAITKIEAGAEQVVRVVRQGAAPAGKDATYRIIVDELPPPAEQQETGINFRMRFVVPVYLRAAQAKEPSLTCELRMATLTCTNSGGQAAQLGATRLIDAKGSLVALSRGLFGYVLPGSSRKWPLESGFVTTLTAELRLETQLNGQPAAIPVIRAP from the coding sequence TTGAAACGCCAGGTCACCCGTTCCCTGTCGTTGGTCGCAGCGTTGGTGCTGAGCCAGGCCGCGGCTGCACGCGGCCAGCTTCAGGCCGGGCCGACCCTGGTAGACATTGCGCCCGGCCTCACCGCCGGGCGCATGACCCTTGCCAATAGCGGAGACCAGCCGGTCTCTGCACAGCTCCGTGTCTTCCGCTGGACCCAGGTCGATGGCGAGGACCGCCTGGCCCCGACCCAGGAAGTGGTACTCAGCCCGGCCATCACCAAGATCGAGGCAGGTGCCGAGCAGGTGGTGCGAGTGGTGCGCCAGGGCGCAGCGCCTGCAGGCAAAGATGCCACCTACCGCATCATTGTCGATGAACTCCCGCCGCCTGCCGAGCAGCAAGAGACCGGTATCAACTTCCGCATGCGGTTCGTCGTGCCGGTGTACCTGCGCGCGGCACAGGCAAAAGAACCGTCGCTCACATGCGAACTTCGCATGGCGACGTTGACATGCACCAACTCTGGAGGCCAGGCGGCCCAGCTCGGCGCGACGCGTTTGATCGACGCCAAGGGATCGCTCGTGGCGCTCTCGCGCGGACTTTTCGGCTACGTGTTGCCCGGCAGCAGCCGGAAATGGCCGTTGGAGTCCGGATTCGTAACCACGTTGACCGCTGAACTGCGGCTCGAGACACAGCTGAATGGTCAGCCGGCCGCGATTCCTGTCATCCGCGCCCCGTAA
- a CDS encoding Csu type fimbrial protein, whose translation MNLVKPCLLATALLALAPVASAAQLSANINVQLTVQNFCTFSAAAAGLTFTPVTGNINTPIKSSTSLNVNCNQGAAYKIGLSDGAHALSGQRRLAGPSNQYVNYDLFRDSDTGPAWGALNTADQFEGTGANGAQSITVYGTVPATQSVGAGSYTDIVTATIEY comes from the coding sequence ATGAATCTCGTTAAGCCCTGTTTGCTCGCTACCGCCCTGCTGGCCCTGGCCCCGGTGGCCTCGGCCGCGCAGCTGAGCGCCAACATCAACGTGCAGCTCACCGTGCAGAACTTTTGCACGTTCTCTGCCGCCGCCGCCGGCCTGACGTTCACGCCCGTCACCGGCAACATCAACACCCCGATCAAGTCCAGCACCAGCCTCAACGTCAACTGCAACCAGGGTGCGGCCTACAAGATCGGCCTGAGCGATGGTGCCCACGCGCTTAGCGGCCAGCGCCGTCTGGCGGGTCCGAGCAACCAGTACGTCAACTACGACCTGTTCCGCGATTCCGACACCGGCCCTGCATGGGGTGCCCTGAACACGGCCGACCAGTTCGAGGGCACGGGCGCAAATGGTGCCCAGTCGATCACCGTCTACGGCACCGTCCCGGCCACCCAGTCGGTCGGCGCTGGTTCGTACACCGACATCGTCACCGCGACGATCGAGTACTGA